The Calditerrivibrio nitroreducens DSM 19672 genome window below encodes:
- a CDS encoding cytochrome c yields the protein MKKFMFFLVFIFSYSTVMAYDPDSGCVKCHSDRQGLEKMGFPQMYLDPKEVDKEVNMGGVPTCVDCHLGNDKTMNKDEAHKDMPRPFYAAVGKNHKYEAVGRDSTGFAPIEPKGDDRTKLLIRKPNKEFIEKYGINQLTQLFYHDHDNKTMAYSPKVAKDTCGKCHEKEFSDYSKSGMGLNKYQRGFTSWTVNPPGPQNCGAWFGDNGERIKKESTKNFTEQMNAGLNRGCNKCHASCNDCHYKGFEKSNARHQFAKKVENLSCYGSGKGTVCHSGPMDRRRGAGYLREEFAYPYGELPTDVHAKNGVKCTDCHKMKDHSFGHLASKDAKESCSNCHKEIVEAVKLSKDHKNVDCSSCHIKAVGAYQFTFWGPGISEGQFNYFSKHKEYYGTRSLPTLVKHPTSGIWIPVKPYPMAVMNIKGDVKNTGLELREIKKTVVKGNTEIGEPDKFIVERKPGDVNDMYIITGIYKNLKNNDNMLAWIQMDKMSHALESARDCNSCHSSHDQIATSWFTYKVTNNVKKPFYGSYIIKAGKNGIEFSDFKYTEIQPVDGRNVDDFAPFVFNSKAWNVKGIDFSIPFNENEYSNRLNEYNMIYAKIHNLTLQYKNDKAMLDNLKKIKSILPHNQQIAVEMINKLEKK from the coding sequence ATGAAAAAGTTTATGTTTTTTTTGGTCTTTATTTTTTCTTATAGTACGGTAATGGCATATGATCCTGATTCTGGGTGTGTTAAATGTCATTCTGATAGGCAAGGTTTGGAAAAGATGGGATTTCCACAGATGTATCTTGACCCTAAAGAAGTAGACAAAGAGGTAAATATGGGTGGTGTTCCAACCTGTGTCGATTGTCATCTTGGTAATGATAAGACCATGAACAAGGATGAAGCACACAAAGATATGCCAAGACCATTTTATGCTGCGGTTGGTAAAAATCATAAGTATGAAGCTGTAGGGAGAGATTCTACTGGCTTTGCACCTATTGAACCAAAAGGAGATGACAGAACAAAATTGTTGATCAGAAAGCCAAACAAAGAATTCATTGAGAAGTATGGTATCAATCAGCTGACTCAACTTTTTTACCACGACCATGATAATAAAACTATGGCCTATTCACCCAAAGTAGCAAAAGATACCTGTGGCAAGTGTCATGAAAAAGAATTTTCTGATTATAGCAAATCTGGGATGGGGCTTAATAAATATCAGAGAGGTTTTACAAGTTGGACTGTCAATCCTCCTGGACCTCAGAATTGTGGTGCTTGGTTTGGGGATAATGGTGAAAGGATTAAAAAAGAGAGCACTAAAAACTTTACTGAACAAATGAATGCAGGTTTAAACAGGGGTTGCAATAAATGTCATGCTAGCTGCAATGATTGTCATTATAAGGGATTTGAAAAGTCTAATGCAAGGCATCAATTTGCTAAAAAGGTTGAAAATCTAAGCTGCTATGGTAGTGGTAAAGGAACAGTCTGCCATTCTGGACCTATGGATAGAAGAAGAGGTGCAGGTTATTTACGTGAAGAGTTTGCGTATCCTTATGGCGAATTACCAACAGATGTTCATGCTAAAAATGGGGTAAAATGCACAGATTGTCACAAAATGAAGGATCATAGTTTTGGACATCTAGCTTCAAAAGATGCCAAAGAATCATGCTCCAACTGTCACAAAGAGATTGTCGAAGCTGTTAAATTAAGTAAAGATCATAAAAATGTTGATTGTTCATCCTGCCACATAAAAGCAGTAGGAGCTTACCAATTCACATTTTGGGGACCTGGTATTTCAGAGGGACAATTTAACTATTTTTCAAAACATAAAGAGTATTACGGTACCAGAAGTTTGCCTACGTTGGTAAAGCATCCTACTTCAGGAATATGGATACCCGTTAAGCCATATCCTATGGCAGTCATGAATATCAAAGGTGATGTAAAAAATACAGGTCTTGAATTAAGGGAGATAAAAAAGACTGTGGTGAAAGGGAACACAGAGATTGGTGAACCGGATAAGTTTATAGTTGAAAGAAAACCAGGTGATGTAAATGATATGTATATAATAACTGGTATATATAAGAATCTAAAAAATAATGATAACATGCTTGCCTGGATTCAAATGGACAAAATGTCACATGCCCTGGAAAGTGCCAGAGATTGCAATAGCTGTCACTCAAGCCATGATCAAATTGCAACAAGCTGGTTCACTTACAAAGTAACTAATAACGTAAAAAAACCTTTCTATGGTTCTTATATCATTAAAGCAGGTAAGAATGGAATCGAATTTAGTGACTTTAAATATACTGAAATTCAACCAGTTGATGGAAGGAATGTAGATGATTTCGCACCATTTGTATTTAACAGTAAAGCATGGAATGTCAAAGGGATAGACTTTTCAATTCCATTTAATGAAAATGAGTATAGTAACAGGTTAAACGAATACAACATGATTTATGCAAAAATACATAATTTAACTTTACAATACAAGAATGATAAGGCTATGTTAGATAATCTTAAAAAAATTAAATCTATTTTACCTCACAACCAACAAATTGCTGTAGAGATGATCAATAAATTGGAGAAAAAATAA
- a CDS encoding sigma-54-dependent transcriptional regulator, with protein MKILIIEDNKILNNTLVRCLKENYEVYGTTDPEAGLNWLENNLVDVVISDIKLPKINGLDLLKKIKEISSDIYVILITGYGTVEEAVDAIKSGAHDYLIKPVDIEVLKLKLSRISETISIKERILLDNNKVNIIFKSSIMLQLFNFTKKVAQTDSNILLEGESGTGKDLFARFIHENSLRSKNPIVSINCANIQENIFESELFGYRKGAFTGADRNKRGLISVANGGTVFLDEVSEISLNIQAKLLRFIETKTFYPLGSETQEKSDIRLITATNKDLNQLIKNRDFRDDLYYRISVVKIKIPPLRERKDDILPLAYFFIDKFKSLNPSIKDIEEKAKEKLLSYTYPGNVRELSNIIERAMIIENGGNVITSSSIITEKIDNCEEDLSLAEVEKRHIMNLLKKNNYDKVKTASMLKIDRSTLYRKLKEYNLQ; from the coding sequence ATGAAAATTTTGATAATTGAAGATAACAAAATTTTAAACAATACTTTAGTAAGATGTCTTAAAGAAAACTACGAAGTTTACGGTACTACTGACCCTGAAGCAGGATTAAATTGGTTGGAAAATAATCTTGTTGATGTGGTGATTTCGGATATAAAACTGCCTAAAATCAATGGACTTGATTTGTTAAAAAAAATTAAAGAGATATCATCGGATATCTATGTAATTTTGATCACTGGATATGGTACTGTGGAAGAAGCGGTAGATGCAATTAAATCTGGTGCTCATGATTATTTGATTAAGCCTGTTGATATAGAAGTATTAAAATTGAAACTATCTCGAATATCCGAAACAATAAGTATAAAAGAAAGAATACTATTGGATAATAATAAAGTAAATATCATATTTAAATCGAGTATTATGCTTCAACTGTTTAATTTTACGAAAAAAGTCGCTCAAACAGATTCTAATATTTTACTTGAGGGTGAAAGCGGTACAGGAAAAGATCTTTTTGCAAGATTTATTCATGAAAATAGTCTGAGAAGTAAAAATCCAATTGTGTCAATTAATTGTGCTAATATTCAAGAAAATATATTTGAAAGTGAGTTATTTGGATATAGAAAAGGAGCATTTACAGGTGCAGATAGAAATAAAAGAGGCCTTATTTCTGTTGCAAATGGTGGTACCGTATTTTTGGATGAAGTCAGCGAAATTTCCTTAAACATTCAAGCTAAACTATTGAGATTCATAGAGACGAAAACTTTTTATCCATTGGGCTCTGAAACTCAAGAGAAAAGCGACATAAGACTTATCACTGCCACCAATAAAGATTTAAACCAATTGATTAAAAATAGAGATTTCAGGGATGATTTGTACTATAGAATTAGTGTTGTGAAGATCAAAATTCCTCCTTTAAGAGAAAGAAAGGATGATATTTTGCCCCTGGCATATTTCTTTATTGATAAATTTAAAAGTTTAAATCCATCCATCAAAGATATTGAAGAAAAAGCAAAGGAAAAGCTTTTATCATATACTTATCCTGGTAATGTAAGAGAATTGTCTAATATCATCGAACGGGCAATGATTATTGAAAATGGTGGAAATGTTATTACAAGCTCATCTATTATAACAGAAAAGATAGATAATTGTGAAGAAGACTTAAGTCTTGCGGAGGTTGAGAAGCGACACATTATGAATCTGCTTAAAAAAAATAATTATGATAAAGTAAAAACAGCATCAATGTTAAAGATCGATAGATCAACTCTGTATAGAAAATTGAAAGAATATAACTTACAGTAA
- a CDS encoding sensor histidine kinase, translating into MKIKLTIYMLVLITFISTLLTFINYYHSKQILFNNIINLAKTTTLNSRNSILEFLVYIKDISYNISRDYMIEEYTKDFNDIIKSALEKKFLEMYFKLPVIQAIRITDLDGNIKVFVREGKILSSDKEYTNINISTKDFFQQAKKDNNSEIILSNFERGRLPDTDNFCPAMIRTVVPIKVNGEKRGFLIVNFWGIKIGQFIDNFEKDSGMAFLVEVNNETEERNGIFLFHIDKKYEFANQFGSSYYFQNIYGKSLFDKLKNDSGIFKIDDDILSFNSIYPYKDKSRKWVICSIFYSSYYLGILNVLKNNLVTILFVSIFLSFFVSVLFSFRFFKPLNEIKLALNAYGKGDFNYRVDETKMDAELKEIVRNIYEMVNSLQKYIIEIEERQKKIELLNRLSSIGLLSSGISHELNTPLNSIILLCDILLEEAKKGKVNTDDINNIKNEAKRCVSIIKNLKLLDPQNKIQTNEVISIKEVLERNIKYFNNIFKKLHVESDIKDGTILANRVLINQVFFNIFLNAIEASDEECRIFVRSFEKDGEVWIVIKDYGRGMDEDTINNIFVPFFTTKQPDKGMGLGLSLVYKIVSDHNGKIEVTSKKGEWTEFTLRFLKYENFDN; encoded by the coding sequence ATGAAAATTAAACTTACAATTTACATGTTGGTATTGATTACATTTATTTCTACGCTATTAACGTTCATTAACTATTATCATAGTAAACAGATATTGTTCAATAATATCATCAATTTAGCAAAAACAACAACATTAAACTCCAGGAATTCTATACTTGAATTTTTAGTTTATATAAAAGATATAAGTTACAATATTAGCCGTGATTATATGATTGAAGAATATACAAAAGATTTCAATGATATTATTAAAAGCGCACTTGAAAAAAAATTTTTAGAGATGTACTTTAAGCTTCCAGTCATTCAGGCAATACGTATAACTGATCTTGATGGTAATATCAAGGTGTTTGTTAGAGAGGGTAAAATTTTATCGAGTGATAAAGAGTATACTAATATTAACATATCTACTAAAGATTTTTTTCAGCAAGCCAAAAAAGATAATAATTCTGAAATAATCCTTTCCAATTTTGAAAGGGGTAGGTTACCTGATACAGATAATTTCTGTCCAGCAATGATAAGAACTGTAGTACCCATAAAGGTGAATGGTGAAAAGAGAGGCTTTTTAATTGTAAACTTTTGGGGTATAAAAATAGGTCAGTTTATTGATAATTTCGAAAAAGATTCCGGTATGGCTTTTTTAGTTGAAGTAAACAATGAGACAGAAGAACGCAATGGTATATTCTTGTTCCATATTGATAAAAAATATGAATTTGCCAACCAGTTTGGTTCAAGTTATTATTTTCAAAATATTTACGGAAAATCTCTATTTGATAAATTAAAGAATGATTCTGGGATATTTAAAATTGATGATGATATTTTGTCATTTAATTCTATCTATCCCTATAAAGATAAATCGAGAAAATGGGTTATATGCAGTATTTTTTATTCCAGTTATTATTTAGGTATTCTTAATGTTCTTAAGAATAATTTAGTAACAATTTTATTTGTCTCAATATTTTTGAGTTTTTTTGTTTCAGTTTTGTTTAGTTTTAGATTTTTTAAGCCACTAAATGAGATAAAGTTAGCTCTGAATGCCTATGGAAAAGGAGATTTTAATTATAGAGTGGATGAAACTAAAATGGATGCAGAGCTCAAAGAGATTGTGAGGAATATCTATGAAATGGTTAATTCGCTTCAAAAATACATAATAGAAATCGAGGAAAGACAAAAAAAGATAGAGCTTTTAAACAGATTAAGCTCAATTGGTCTTTTATCTTCCGGAATTAGTCATGAATTGAACACTCCTTTGAATTCAATCATTTTATTGTGCGATATTTTGTTAGAAGAAGCTAAAAAAGGTAAAGTAAATACAGATGATATTAATAATATAAAAAATGAAGCTAAAAGATGTGTTTCTATTATAAAAAATTTGAAACTGCTTGACCCTCAAAATAAAATTCAGACGAACGAAGTGATAAGTATTAAAGAGGTTTTAGAACGGAATATCAAGTATTTCAATAACATATTTAAAAAATTACATGTAGAGTCGGATATAAAAGATGGTACTATTTTAGCTAATAGAGTATTAATTAATCAAGTATTTTTTAATATTTTTCTAAATGCCATAGAAGCTTCCGATGAAGAGTGTAGAATTTTTGTACGTTCTTTTGAAAAAGATGGTGAAGTTTGGATAGTTATAAAAGATTATGGGAGAGGTATGGACGAGGATACGATCAATAATATTTTTGTTCCTTTTTTTACAACAAAGCAACCTGATAAAGGTATGGGTTTAGGATTGAGTCTTGTGTATAAAATTGTATCTGATCATAATGGAAAAATTGAGGTAACCTCCAAAAAAGGTGAATGGACTGAATTTACATTGAGGTTTTTAAAATATGAAAATTTTGATAATTGA